Within the Marixanthomonas sp. SCSIO 43207 genome, the region GGTAGGAGAAGGGCCTGAAAAAGAAAAATGTGAAGAGCTATGCATCAAAAAAGGTATAGAAAAAAAGGTAGTTTTCTTAGGTAATAGTAGTGAAGTAAATAAAATTTTATGTTTTACAGATTTATTTTTATTGCCTTCAGAAAAGGAAAGTTTTGGGTTGGCAGCCTTAGAAGCTATGGCTTGCGGTGTACCCGTCATATCAAGTAATACCGGCGGACTTCCCGAAGTAAACAAAGACGGAATAAGCGGTTATCTTAGCGATGTAGGTAATGTTGATGAAATGGCCGAAAAAGCTTTATCTATTCTATCTTCACAACAAACTTTGGCAAAATTTAAAACACAAGCCAAAGAAATTGCAAATACATTTGATACTAAAAAAATTGTACCTTTATATGAGAAGGTGTATGAGCAGGCTGTTAAATAACAGATGTTTATACAAAAAAAATTTTTTATGAGGTATATATGCTTATTAAGTTTAGTTGTATTGTTTTCTTGCAAAGGCATTGAATCGTCTTCAGAAAAAGAAGGTGATAATATTGCGTTTCAAACGTTAATTACTGCTTCTCAAAGCAATATTGAAAAACCACAGCAAACCATTATTTCTTCTCAAAAACAATTACAACAAGTTTTTTCTGAAATTAATAAAATCCGAAAACCCGGAATTCCTATTCCAGAAATAAACTTTAATGATGAAGTTGTAGTTTTTATAAATATGGGGCAAAGTTCTACCGGAGGTTATTCTGTTGAGGTAGAATCTATAAAAAAAATAAATGATGAGATCGTGGTATTTGTAGGCGGTGACTCTCCAGAGCCCAATGATAATGTTACAATGGTAATTACTACTCCTTTTACTATGGTAAAACTAAATAAACAAAAATTGCCCATTGTTTTTAAACCTAGTAAAACTGAATAATCATAAAAAAAGCCCTTGTATCAACAACAAGGGCTTTTGCTTTAAGTGTTATGTGATTTATTTAAAATTGATATCGTACGCCAAGGGCTATATCAAAGTCTACATCATCGTTGTAATCTCCAAAACCAAATTCGGGTCTAAAGTCTAATGATAACAACAGCGGAATATCAAAATTATACTCAATACCTATATCTCCTGCTAAAAAAATATACGTTTCAGAGTCATCAAAATCATTATCATCAAAGAAATCGTCATCAAAATCTACTTGAGCAATACCAGCACCAGGACCAGCATACCAATTAAATCCGCCGTCTATATTCCAAACCCATTGGTATAAACCTACAAGTTTATAAGCATCAAAATCATCTCTGCTTCTCCATCCTAATCCAAATTCAAGTCGGTTATTATTACTACCTACTGCACGTTGATAGTTAATTTCAGTACCAAACCCATCACTGTCACCTAGGCGTAAACCAATAGCATTATCAGCAATTTCTTGAGCATTGGCGCTAAATGTAAACGCTCCAATAGCTACTAAAATCAATACAAGTTTTTTCATAATTGTTGTTTTAAGTTTGTTAACAGAACAAATGTAAGTTGATTATACGTACGCTTATGTTAACGCGTTCCTAACTTTAAAAGTGTTTTTTAGAAAGTTTTGTTAATGAATATCTCTCGTTTTTTTACATTTACATAGACACTATGAAGCAGAAATTATCTCAACTTAAAACAGTTTTTGAAGGCGAATTATATTTTGATAACCTTCACAAGTCATTATATGCTACAGATGCTTCTGTGTATCGTAAAATACCATTAGCAGTGGCTTTCCCAAAGTCTGATAAAGATATTAAACAACTCATTTTATTTGCACAGAAAAATAAAACATCACTTATTCCACGTACTGCCGGAACCTCTTTAGCAGGTCAGTGTGTTGGGGATGGTATTGTGGTAGACGTATCAAAACATTTTACAAATATACTTTCTGTAGACACAAAGAATAAAAGGGTTACGGTGCAACCAGGGGTAATTAGAGACGAATTAAACATGCATTTACAACAATTCGGTCTCTTTTTTGGTCCCAATACCTCAACGTCAAATCGTTGTATGATAGGCGGTATGGTAGGTAACAATAGCAGTGGCACAACCTCTATACAATATGGTGTAACAAGAGATAAAGTAGTAGCATTAAAAACAATTTTGGCAAATGGAGACGAAGTCACATTTAAAGAACTTTCTAAAGATCAGTTTTTTCAGAAAGTAGAATCAAACACTTTTGAAGGAACTATTTACAAAACCATTTATATTGAATTATCACCAAAAGATGCTCAAAAGGAAATAAGAGAACAGTTTCCAAAACCTGAAATTCATCGTAGAAATACAGGATATGCCATAGATATGATTTTGGATAATGACGTATTTGACGAGACTTATTCAGAAAAAATAAATCTTTGTAACCTTCTCTGCGGAAGCGAGGGAACGCTTGCTTTTACTACCGAAATCACATTGCAGCTTGATGATTTACCGCCAAGATATACCGCAATGGTGGTTTCACAGTATGATTCACTAGAAAACTGCCTAAATGATGTATCGGTAGCAATGCAACATTGTTTACACACTTGTGAAATGATGGATGATGTAATTTTAGATTGTACCAAGCAAAGTAAAAAGTATGAACCCTATCGGTTTTTTGTAGAGGGCAATCCTAAGGCGCTGTTGATGCTAGAGTTAAAAGCCAATACAGTAGATGATCTTCAAGACCAAACTGAAAAATTGTTACAATCGCTTTCTGAATCTAACTTAAGCTACACCCGCCCGGTTTTGAAAGGTGAAGAGATAGCCATGGCATTAGAGCTTCGAAAAGCAGGATTAGGCTTGCTTGGTAATATGGTTGGTGATAAAAAGGCTGTTGCGTGCATTGAAGACACAGCGGTAGCGCTAGAAGATTTACCTAATTATATTACTGAATTTACAGCATTAATGCAGCAATACAATCAAAAAGCTGTGTACTATGCTCACGCAGGTGCCGGAGAGTTGCATTTGCGACCTATATTAAACTTAAAAAGTAAAGAAGGCGTATCTTATTTCAGAAAAATAACAACCGATATTGCCAAGCTCTGTAAAAAATACAATGGATCCTTTTCTGGCGAGCACGGAGATGGTATTGTTAGAGCTGAATTTCTGGAATTGCTCATTGGGAAACAAAATTTTTCACTTCTGAAAAAGATTAAAAATGCGTTTGATCCTAACAATATATTGAATCCCGGAAAAATTACCGATGCGTGGAGCATGGATCAATCGCTTCGGTATGAAACAGACAGGAAGGAGCCTCAAATTAAAACCTTTTTAGACTTTTCAGATACGCAGGGAATAGTACGGCTTGCAGAAAATTGCAACGGGAGTGGAGATTGTAGAAAAACTGCCAAAACAGCCGGAGCTATGTGTCCTAGTTATCACGCTACCAAAAATGAAAAGGATACTACACGAGGTCGTGCCAATATGTTACGCGAGGTTTTAACAAATAATACTACCGAAAATAAGTTTGATAGCAAGGAGTTAAAACAAGTATTTGACCTATGTATAAGTTGTAAAGCCTGCGAAAATGAATGCCCTAGTAATGTAGATATGGCTACTACAAAAGCAGAGTTTTTATATCAATACAAGAGAACAAATGGCGTATCAAGATCCAATAAATTATTTGCAAATAGCAGCCGATTAAATAGAGTAGGATCCTTCTTTCCTCAATTAACAAATGCTATTTATAGCAACACACTTACTTCAAAATTTATAAAAAAAATAAGCGGAATAGCTTCTGAAAGAAAACTGCCTTTAGTTTCAAGTAAAACTTTTGGTAAAATTGTTAAAAACAAACAAAATCAAACAGTTAGACACAATAAAAATGTTGTTTTGTTTGTTGATGAATTTAGCAATTACCTCGATGCAACTATAGCTGAAGATGCCTATGATTTATTATCAGCACTAGGTTATAAAGTGCAATGTGTT harbors:
- a CDS encoding protease complex subunit PrcB family protein, producing the protein MRYICLLSLVVLFSCKGIESSSEKEGDNIAFQTLITASQSNIEKPQQTIISSQKQLQQVFSEINKIRKPGIPIPEINFNDEVVVFINMGQSSTGGYSVEVESIKKINDEIVVFVGGDSPEPNDNVTMVITTPFTMVKLNKQKLPIVFKPSKTE
- a CDS encoding FAD-binding and (Fe-S)-binding domain-containing protein; this encodes MKQKLSQLKTVFEGELYFDNLHKSLYATDASVYRKIPLAVAFPKSDKDIKQLILFAQKNKTSLIPRTAGTSLAGQCVGDGIVVDVSKHFTNILSVDTKNKRVTVQPGVIRDELNMHLQQFGLFFGPNTSTSNRCMIGGMVGNNSSGTTSIQYGVTRDKVVALKTILANGDEVTFKELSKDQFFQKVESNTFEGTIYKTIYIELSPKDAQKEIREQFPKPEIHRRNTGYAIDMILDNDVFDETYSEKINLCNLLCGSEGTLAFTTEITLQLDDLPPRYTAMVVSQYDSLENCLNDVSVAMQHCLHTCEMMDDVILDCTKQSKKYEPYRFFVEGNPKALLMLELKANTVDDLQDQTEKLLQSLSESNLSYTRPVLKGEEIAMALELRKAGLGLLGNMVGDKKAVACIEDTAVALEDLPNYITEFTALMQQYNQKAVYYAHAGAGELHLRPILNLKSKEGVSYFRKITTDIAKLCKKYNGSFSGEHGDGIVRAEFLELLIGKQNFSLLKKIKNAFDPNNILNPGKITDAWSMDQSLRYETDRKEPQIKTFLDFSDTQGIVRLAENCNGSGDCRKTAKTAGAMCPSYHATKNEKDTTRGRANMLREVLTNNTTENKFDSKELKQVFDLCISCKACENECPSNVDMATTKAEFLYQYKRTNGVSRSNKLFANSSRLNRVGSFFPQLTNAIYSNTLTSKFIKKISGIASERKLPLVSSKTFGKIVKNKQNQTVRHNKNVVLFVDEFSNYLDATIAEDAYDLLSALGYKVQCVHHLDSARALLSKGFLEEAKAEVNKNIEYLKNTISEKTPLLGIEPSAILGFRDEYVRLADDRVSAQKIATHSFLIEEFLASEIKLGNITSDQFTSEEKTIKIHNHCHQKALSNQKVTFDLLNLPQNYKPTIIASGCCGMAGSFGYEKEHYEISMQIGELKLFPSIRKASKETIIAANGTSCRHQIKDGTGVNAHHPVTILKQALIQK